One window of the Halobacillus litoralis genome contains the following:
- a CDS encoding iron-containing alcohol dehydrogenase family protein, whose translation MESLNVQGAPAVYRCEQGVLAQLPDLLKGKHVNKAGLIHGEQSWSAAEPHIPDLPLSISYQKYNGECSHKEVERLCENLSGAELIIGVGGGKILDLAKASGDRLDKPVVLIPTLPSNCAAWTPLSVFYDETGNFEEYIVFPRSTLMVLVDPDLLLASPVEYLRAGIGDTIAKWYEADVLTRHIKTKPVPLDVSLHAAKLCRDVLIENGSDSIRAHQQQEVDPSFIRVVETIILAGGMVGGFGDVYGRISGAHSVHNGLTKVKETHGHLHGDKVAYGILVQLALEERFEEIERLYPFYQKMQLPRSLYDLGLREITNEAVQTIARYTTRQGESIHLMGVSEADVVVAAIQNVEELYHKQ comes from the coding sequence ATGGAATCATTGAATGTGCAAGGTGCTCCAGCAGTCTACCGTTGTGAGCAAGGAGTTTTAGCCCAATTGCCTGACTTACTCAAAGGAAAACATGTGAACAAAGCTGGCCTCATCCACGGAGAACAGTCATGGAGTGCAGCAGAACCTCACATTCCTGACCTCCCTCTATCCATCTCTTATCAAAAGTATAACGGTGAATGCTCACATAAAGAGGTTGAACGTTTGTGTGAAAACCTTTCGGGTGCTGAGCTCATTATCGGTGTCGGTGGTGGAAAGATTCTCGACTTGGCCAAAGCCTCCGGTGACCGGTTGGATAAGCCGGTAGTTCTGATTCCTACACTTCCATCCAATTGTGCAGCCTGGACTCCTTTAAGCGTTTTTTATGATGAGACAGGCAATTTCGAAGAATACATTGTATTTCCGCGAAGCACTTTGATGGTTCTCGTTGATCCGGATTTATTACTTGCCTCACCCGTAGAATATTTGCGGGCAGGTATTGGGGATACGATCGCAAAGTGGTATGAAGCAGATGTACTGACAAGGCACATAAAGACAAAGCCGGTACCTTTAGACGTTTCACTTCATGCAGCTAAACTATGCCGGGATGTTTTGATTGAAAACGGGTCCGATTCTATCCGTGCCCATCAGCAGCAAGAAGTAGACCCTTCGTTTATCAGAGTAGTCGAAACGATCATCCTGGCAGGTGGAATGGTCGGCGGTTTCGGTGATGTGTACGGTCGGATTTCCGGAGCCCATTCGGTTCATAACGGTTTAACAAAAGTCAAAGAGACACACGGACATTTACACGGAGATAAAGTAGCGTACGGCATTTTGGTCCAACTTGCCCTTGAAGAACGCTTTGAAGAAATCGAGCGGTTATACCCCTTCTATCAGAAAATGCAGCTGCCGAGGTCACTATATGATTTAGGGTTAAGAGAAATCACGAACGAAGCGGTCCAAACAATTGCTCGTTACACAACCAGACAGGGGGAGTCGATTCATTTGATGGGTGTCTCTGAAGCTGATGTCGTCGTAGCGGCTATTCAGAACGTTGAAGAACTTTACCACAAGCAATAG
- a CDS encoding methionine ABC transporter permease, translating to MWEQFITILPELNKSFLETLIMVGIGLIVALVVGLPLGLLLFVTDRNLFLENKWVKGIAGVVVNLVRSVPFIILLVFLFPFTNYLLGTTTGPVAASVALSVAAIPFYARIVESSARDIDRGVIEAAIACGASPWLIIKDIIFPEIKSGLISGLTITAISLIGYSAMAGAIGGGGIGDLAIRYGYYRYDNFVMFTTVILLIVMVQVVQYVGDFVAKSVKKS from the coding sequence ATGTGGGAACAGTTCATCACGATATTGCCAGAGCTGAATAAGTCATTTTTGGAGACATTGATCATGGTGGGGATCGGACTTATAGTTGCTTTGGTCGTCGGCTTACCTTTAGGGCTCCTGCTGTTTGTCACAGACCGGAATTTATTTTTGGAAAACAAATGGGTGAAAGGCATTGCAGGTGTTGTCGTAAACTTGGTCAGATCTGTACCGTTCATTATATTACTCGTCTTTCTTTTTCCTTTTACTAACTATTTATTAGGGACGACAACCGGTCCGGTTGCCGCATCTGTCGCCCTATCTGTCGCAGCGATTCCGTTTTACGCCAGAATCGTAGAATCATCTGCCCGTGATATCGATCGCGGCGTCATAGAGGCAGCGATTGCATGCGGAGCGTCCCCATGGCTGATTATCAAGGACATAATTTTTCCTGAAATCAAATCAGGATTGATCAGTGGATTGACGATTACAGCCATCAGTCTGATTGGATACTCGGCAATGGCAGGAGCGATCGGTGGCGGTGGAATCGGTGACCTGGCGATCCGCTACGGGTATTATCGTTACGATAATTTCGTCATGTTCACAACGGTTATCCTGCTCATTGTCATGGTCCAGGTTGTCCAATATGTCGGTGACTTTGTTGCAAAATCTGTGAAGAAAAGCTAA
- a CDS encoding methionine ABC transporter ATP-binding protein: MISIEHLSKVYQSKNRQITGVDDVSLQVEKGEIYGVVGYSGAGKSTLLRCMNILERPTSGKVNIDGIDLLSLSSKDLRRARQSIGMIFQGFHLTMAKTVLENVAFALKASGVGRSERKERTLQLLELVGLSDKADQYPAQLSGGQKQRVSIARALANNPKVLLCDEATSALDPNTTQSILKLLKKINRELGLTIVLITHEMEVVKEICDRCAVMEEGRIVEQGNTYDIFAAPENPLTKQFIQTVIDFNIPEELMENNKGTIVHMKFTGNLAREAVVSDLLQNHQVRGNILHGKVDYIQGHALGTFVMELTGEESEVQQAIARLREKLGEVEVLRDVGTVHHDIARAE; encoded by the coding sequence ATGATTTCGATTGAACATCTGAGTAAAGTCTATCAATCCAAAAACCGTCAAATCACCGGGGTGGATGACGTATCACTGCAGGTAGAAAAAGGGGAGATTTATGGAGTGGTCGGTTATAGCGGAGCAGGGAAAAGTACATTGCTGCGCTGTATGAACATATTGGAAAGACCGACAAGTGGGAAGGTCAACATAGATGGAATCGATCTCCTATCTTTATCCTCAAAAGATTTGCGGAGAGCCAGGCAGTCGATTGGCATGATTTTTCAAGGCTTTCATTTGACGATGGCAAAAACTGTCCTCGAAAATGTGGCATTTGCGCTGAAAGCATCAGGCGTGGGGCGGAGCGAAAGAAAAGAGCGGACACTGCAGTTACTGGAACTCGTCGGGTTATCTGACAAAGCCGATCAGTACCCTGCCCAGTTGAGTGGGGGCCAAAAGCAGCGGGTCAGTATCGCGCGGGCTTTGGCCAACAATCCTAAAGTCCTTCTTTGTGATGAAGCGACTTCCGCTTTGGATCCGAACACGACTCAGTCGATTCTTAAACTATTGAAGAAGATTAACCGCGAATTGGGTTTGACGATTGTCCTCATCACACACGAAATGGAAGTCGTCAAGGAAATTTGTGACCGTTGTGCCGTCATGGAAGAAGGACGGATTGTTGAACAGGGGAATACGTACGATATTTTTGCAGCACCTGAAAACCCTTTGACGAAGCAGTTCATCCAGACTGTGATCGATTTCAACATCCCGGAAGAATTGATGGAGAACAACAAGGGGACGATCGTCCATATGAAATTCACAGGAAATCTCGCCAGGGAGGCTGTCGTATCAGATTTGCTGCAGAACCATCAAGTTCGAGGCAACATCCTTCACGGGAAAGTCGATTACATACAGGGTCATGCATTAGGAACTTTTGTTATGGAATTGACAGGAGAAGAAAGTGAAGTTCAGCAGGCGATCGCACGTTTGCGGGAAAAACTAGGGGAAGTGGAGGTGTTAAGAGATGTGGGAACAGTTCATCACGATATTGCCAGAGCTGAATAA
- a CDS encoding GerAB/ArcD/ProY family transporter → MSDAKQLTALQLVVILISTMIGVGIVLMPRELANEVDSPDLWISIIFGAIAISVISIIYVLLASRYPGKTFFELSPLIMGKSLGFFFNLYYILYSLIVAAYIMRITAGIIKNYLLDTTPLYVIIGTFILVSFYLLSNGAGDVVRFFQLYFPVMLFMFFVLCLLSIKDVDIQNVRPVLKNDFLSTLGGVKITFFSFLGVEFLLIFASLIKKKRVKSLLFTVWTSIGITALIYVIFHIISIGVLGVAELKEITFPTIELAKSIEFQGFFFERFELIFLFGWLTTAFTSFTAYAFSMTLGLKRLIKPSNWMLLISAAGIFTATLLPKGLTEVFHYSAYIQIISLIAIVALPAILLIVSFFRGDSYAS, encoded by the coding sequence ATGAGTGATGCAAAGCAATTGACTGCATTGCAGCTTGTCGTCATCCTCATTTCGACTATGATTGGTGTCGGCATTGTCTTGATGCCACGGGAGCTTGCTAACGAAGTGGACTCCCCTGATTTATGGATCAGCATCATTTTTGGCGCTATTGCCATATCCGTTATTTCTATAATTTATGTTTTGTTAGCCAGCCGCTACCCTGGAAAAACTTTTTTTGAATTGTCACCGCTCATCATGGGGAAATCCCTAGGTTTTTTCTTTAACCTTTATTATATCCTCTACAGTCTAATTGTGGCAGCGTACATTATGCGTATCACCGCAGGGATTATAAAAAATTATTTGCTGGATACAACGCCTCTTTATGTGATCATCGGCACTTTTATCCTGGTCAGCTTCTACTTACTATCTAACGGAGCAGGGGATGTTGTTCGTTTTTTTCAACTATATTTCCCGGTAATGCTCTTCATGTTCTTTGTTCTCTGTTTACTGAGTATAAAGGATGTTGATATACAGAATGTCAGACCTGTTTTGAAAAACGATTTTCTTTCTACATTAGGAGGGGTGAAAATCACCTTCTTTTCATTTTTGGGGGTGGAATTCCTTCTTATTTTCGCTTCTCTAATAAAAAAGAAACGAGTGAAAAGTCTTCTCTTCACTGTTTGGACAAGCATTGGGATTACCGCTCTTATTTATGTAATCTTCCACATCATTTCCATTGGTGTCCTAGGGGTGGCAGAACTGAAAGAAATCACCTTCCCCACCATTGAATTGGCCAAAAGTATTGAATTCCAAGGCTTCTTTTTTGAGCGATTTGAACTCATTTTTCTATTCGGCTGGCTGACGACAGCATTCACGTCTTTTACTGCTTATGCGTTTTCTATGACACTGGGTTTAAAAAGACTGATCAAACCTTCCAACTGGATGCTGCTCATCAGCGCGGCGGGAATATTCACAGCAACGCTTTTACCAAAAGGTCTTACTGAAGTTTTTCATTACTCTGCCTATATCCAGATCATTTCCTTAATCGCAATCGTTGCACTCCCAGCCATCCTATTGATTGTCTCGTTTTTCAGGGGGGATTCCTATGCATCATAA
- a CDS encoding Ger(x)C family spore germination protein has translation MHHKILLSGLVLVLLAGCWDSKEIENVGIVTGLALDVSEESSLSMVNQYVVPGKIPTQQESSNQEAPYQNIQINGESFFEIIRENSLESNRPPNYTHLKSILTSTRLFEKERVDQVIDLFIRDHEFRRTVPVFITGDSVEDIFSTEPTKELFPSIQIKELSENYFKNNKIPRNLSIGDMSQKISEETNFVIPGISLEDGFIKSSGAGVISAEESKYAGWIPSENIEGLRFIYNNVQGGYIDIVEEKIDQGPVVLEIKDSKTEYDTTLSGNTLTMKITIHISSVLGEDWGMERNVYKKGWKGKVEAAGNQVIKDKVEQVIRMAQKDFKIDFLDFSKRVKIQQPKYWKQHGKDWNNTFKDIDVSVEVKTKITDFGTQNFNSN, from the coding sequence ATGCATCATAAGATTTTACTTAGCGGGTTGGTTCTCGTTCTCTTGGCTGGATGCTGGGATAGTAAGGAAATTGAGAACGTCGGGATTGTTACTGGTCTGGCTTTGGACGTCTCTGAAGAAAGTTCCTTATCGATGGTCAACCAATATGTTGTTCCAGGAAAAATCCCCACCCAACAGGAAAGCTCCAATCAGGAAGCTCCTTATCAAAACATACAAATCAATGGAGAGTCTTTCTTTGAAATCATCCGGGAGAATTCTCTCGAGAGTAATCGTCCTCCTAATTACACACACTTGAAATCAATCCTTACTTCCACGCGTCTTTTTGAAAAAGAACGGGTCGATCAAGTCATCGATTTATTCATCCGGGATCATGAATTCAGACGGACCGTCCCTGTGTTCATTACGGGCGACTCAGTAGAGGACATTTTCAGTACAGAACCTACGAAGGAATTATTTCCTTCCATCCAAATCAAAGAGCTTAGTGAGAATTATTTTAAGAATAACAAAATCCCCAGAAACTTAAGCATCGGAGATATGTCCCAGAAAATTTCAGAGGAAACTAACTTTGTCATCCCAGGCATCTCTCTCGAAGACGGTTTTATCAAATCATCCGGTGCGGGGGTCATCTCTGCAGAAGAATCAAAATATGCAGGCTGGATTCCCAGCGAAAACATTGAAGGCCTTCGTTTTATTTATAATAATGTTCAAGGAGGGTACATCGACATAGTTGAGGAAAAAATCGACCAGGGACCGGTAGTTTTAGAAATCAAAGACTCGAAAACGGAATATGATACCACCCTCTCCGGCAACACTTTAACGATGAAAATCACGATTCATATTTCCTCAGTTCTTGGAGAGGACTGGGGAATGGAAAGAAATGTCTATAAAAAAGGTTGGAAAGGTAAAGTAGAAGCAGCAGGGAACCAAGTGATCAAGGATAAAGTAGAACAAGTCATCCGAATGGCGCAAAAAGATTTCAAAATTGACTTTCTCGACTTTTCGAAGAGGGTTAAAATTCAACAACCAAAATATTGGAAGCAACATGGAAAGGATTGGAACAATACATTCAAAGATATTGATGTTTCTGTTGAAGTGAAAACAAAAATCACTGATTTCGGCACACAAAATTTTAATTCAAATTAA
- a CDS encoding FAD-dependent oxidoreductase: MNDVTIIGAGVSSVFLAYTLMEKHPDWKVHVIDKGKPLAERACGLDHGEGCTCEGGCSKYIGFAGLGKSEGKFNLTTDFGGQLPEKIGEQETMDLMYEVDRILCSFGTDRVKKYSTKNEQLSKKAESHSLKLLSTDVRHLGTQLAGGVFQKMYEALKERVTFSFETDVASITRKENDFLIETKDEDYVSDKVVLATGMSGSQWMLEQTRKLGLKPAETRLDLGIRVEMRKNQWDEILKNTFETKLQYTDGDYTATTYCMNPYGRIVPKHQHGLVMPDGQNQHEENSPSGNLNFTLFIPKYFESYEMAFTYAERVVGGINDGSNRIVVQRFADLLKNRPTEVLMDNKIAPTIEAEGGNLHEEVPALYIRFLLEFFEALEGLLGEKIDPDTLLYGIDSKFYESKIYTDESFQTSVSGLYLAGDCSGETHSLSQAAASGIYLESKL, encoded by the coding sequence ATGAATGACGTAACAATCATCGGAGCAGGTGTAAGCAGTGTTTTTCTTGCTTACACCTTAATGGAGAAACATCCTGATTGGAAAGTCCACGTGATTGATAAAGGAAAGCCATTAGCAGAACGGGCCTGTGGTCTCGACCATGGAGAGGGATGCACATGTGAAGGAGGATGCAGTAAATATATCGGGTTTGCCGGTCTGGGAAAATCAGAAGGGAAATTCAACTTAACGACTGACTTCGGGGGGCAGTTACCTGAAAAAATCGGTGAACAGGAGACAATGGATTTAATGTACGAAGTTGACCGTATCCTGTGTTCTTTCGGGACAGACCGAGTAAAAAAATATAGTACGAAAAATGAGCAGCTCAGCAAAAAAGCCGAAAGTCATTCGCTGAAACTGCTCTCCACAGATGTCCGTCATCTCGGTACACAGCTTGCCGGGGGAGTTTTTCAGAAGATGTATGAAGCCTTGAAGGAACGCGTCACGTTCAGCTTCGAAACAGACGTTGCCAGCATAACCAGGAAAGAAAATGATTTCTTGATTGAGACAAAAGACGAGGACTATGTGAGTGATAAAGTCGTACTGGCAACAGGCATGAGCGGAAGCCAGTGGATGTTGGAGCAAACGAGAAAGCTGGGGTTGAAGCCGGCTGAAACCAGACTGGATCTCGGGATACGTGTAGAAATGCGGAAAAATCAATGGGATGAAATATTGAAAAACACTTTTGAAACCAAATTGCAGTACACTGACGGTGATTATACAGCTACGACCTATTGTATGAACCCCTATGGACGTATCGTTCCCAAACATCAGCATGGACTGGTAATGCCCGATGGCCAAAATCAACATGAGGAAAATTCACCAAGCGGCAATTTGAATTTCACATTGTTTATTCCGAAATATTTTGAAAGCTACGAAATGGCGTTTACATATGCTGAAAGGGTTGTCGGTGGAATCAACGATGGAAGCAACCGGATTGTCGTCCAACGGTTCGCAGATTTGTTGAAGAATCGCCCTACTGAAGTGCTCATGGATAACAAAATTGCCCCGACCATCGAAGCAGAAGGTGGAAACTTGCACGAGGAGGTTCCAGCGCTGTATATTAGATTTTTGCTCGAGTTTTTTGAAGCTTTGGAAGGCCTATTAGGAGAGAAAATCGATCCTGACACTCTTCTTTACGGCATCGATAGTAAATTCTATGAATCTAAGATTTACACAGATGAATCCTTTCAAACATCCGTATCAGGGCTGTATTTGGCAGGCGACTGCTCTGGGGAGACGCATTCTCTTTCACAAGCGGCTGCAAGCGGAATCTATTTAGAATCTAAACTCTAA
- a CDS encoding MetQ/NlpA family ABC transporter substrate-binding protein, whose product MKKLFAVLITLLTVTILSACGGDESGSADASDKDTIRFGATSGPYSDMVNKAIKPLLEEKGYEVTNKEFTDYVQPNKALANGDLDANLFQHKIFLESFAEEHGLDLSEVIIVPTAPMGIYSNTFEDIESIEKGSTMGVPNDPTNLARALIVLEEEGLVTIKDDVDPLRASLKDIKENKKDIEFVEVEAGQLPRLVDSEDLSMVPGNYALAAGMDLLNALALEDMPDDYRNRVAVKTEDLDKQFVKDIKEVVESEEFEKIIDEEFEGFGKPQWMKDKEE is encoded by the coding sequence ATGAAAAAATTATTCGCCGTACTTATCACACTATTAACAGTGACTATTTTATCAGCTTGTGGAGGGGATGAATCCGGGAGCGCAGACGCATCTGATAAAGATACCATCCGCTTCGGTGCTACTTCCGGCCCCTACAGTGATATGGTCAACAAGGCCATCAAACCATTGTTAGAAGAAAAAGGCTATGAAGTGACCAATAAGGAATTCACGGATTATGTTCAGCCGAATAAAGCATTAGCGAATGGTGATTTGGATGCGAACCTTTTCCAACACAAAATTTTTCTTGAGTCTTTCGCTGAAGAACATGGTTTGGATTTATCTGAAGTGATCATTGTACCAACTGCTCCGATGGGGATTTATTCAAATACATTCGAGGATATCGAGAGCATTGAAAAAGGGAGTACAATGGGCGTGCCGAACGATCCGACCAACCTTGCCCGTGCACTTATCGTGCTTGAGGAAGAAGGCTTGGTGACAATTAAAGATGATGTCGATCCATTACGTGCTTCTCTGAAAGATATCAAAGAAAACAAGAAAGATATTGAATTCGTCGAAGTAGAAGCTGGACAACTCCCACGTCTGGTCGATAGTGAAGACTTATCTATGGTTCCTGGTAATTATGCGTTGGCTGCAGGTATGGATTTACTCAATGCTTTGGCATTGGAAGATATGCCGGATGATTACCGTAACCGTGTTGCGGTTAAGACAGAAGATCTTGATAAACAATTCGTCAAAGATATCAAGGAAGTCGTCGAATCCGAAGAGTTCGAAAAAATCATTGATGAAGAATTTGAAGGATTTGGAAAGCCGCAATGGATGAAGGATAAAGAAGAATAG
- a CDS encoding 3-ketoacyl-ACP reductase: MGQEIKGKIAYVTGAGRGIGKATALQLAKEGVHVGLIARTESKLQEVAEEAKQYGVKTSIAAVDISDLENVEEAIQHLKEDFGSADILINNAGIGLKGSFLETDPEEWKHTFEVNVYGTYHVTRAVLPQMIEKDQGDIINISSSNGLKGTAGSTSYSASKFAIQGMTEALMQEVRRNNIRVFTLNPSLVATELAFGDNLEEQDKEKFMQPEDMAEYMVSQLKLHPRIFIKQSLQWATNPF; the protein is encoded by the coding sequence ATGGGACAAGAAATCAAAGGTAAAATTGCTTACGTAACTGGAGCCGGCCGTGGTATCGGAAAAGCGACAGCCTTACAGTTAGCAAAAGAAGGTGTTCACGTAGGTTTGATTGCTCGAACGGAAAGCAAACTGCAGGAAGTAGCTGAGGAAGCGAAGCAATATGGAGTAAAAACAAGTATCGCTGCCGTAGACATTTCCGATTTAGAAAATGTTGAAGAAGCGATCCAACACTTAAAAGAAGATTTTGGCAGTGCTGACATTTTGATCAACAATGCCGGAATCGGTTTGAAGGGGTCCTTTTTAGAAACCGACCCTGAAGAATGGAAACATACCTTTGAAGTCAATGTGTATGGGACTTATCACGTAACCCGTGCTGTGTTGCCACAAATGATTGAAAAAGATCAAGGTGACATCATCAACATATCCTCAAGCAATGGGCTGAAAGGCACAGCAGGCTCAACATCCTACAGTGCTTCCAAATTTGCCATCCAGGGCATGACGGAAGCTCTCATGCAGGAAGTACGCAGGAACAATATCCGCGTCTTTACGTTGAATCCAAGCCTTGTAGCGACAGAGCTCGCTTTTGGTGATAACTTGGAAGAACAAGATAAAGAGAAATTCATGCAGCCTGAAGACATGGCAGAGTATATGGTATCCCAACTGAAACTGCACCCAAGAATCTTTATAAAACAATCCCTTCAGTGGGCGACAAATCCATTTTAA